Proteins encoded by one window of Tunturibacter psychrotolerans:
- a CDS encoding beta strand repeat-containing protein, with protein sequence MPSANSVSPHTIRSRRFLSGRTLAGAVPAARAMDTARQEHAAMLVQQAASPQLSSLSAPWQAVGPNQVASIAYGNVTGRVTAIAIDPADTSGNTVYLGTTGGGVWKSTNAAGTSASVTFVPLTDTLPVFSANAGTAAIPSLSIGAISVRSGVILAGTGDPNDASDSFYGSGLLRSADNGVTWTLIQNSQDGLSGKHLFNGLGFAGFAWSTVTPGTVVAAVSQAAEGVLVNAPDAENSVMGLYYSTDAGVTWQMSTLMDGTQTVQTPKPTGGDLGGRAATAVVWNPVRQRFYAAVRCHGYYESADGVTWTRLTNQPGLGLTTTACPPDPGSIGSTTCPIFRGALAVQPETGDTFALTVDQNNRDQGLWQDVCGLSGANCSSSTVIFGQKLPSSALEIGNGSTVVPQADYNLALAAEPSGPNGSTQDTILYIGITDLYRCSLAAGCVQRNTTNAINGCAAPAQVAPAQHAIAALATASQPLVYLGNDGGVWRSTDGVDEQGTPCSTDDATHFQNLNGGLGSLAEVISFAQHPTDAGTVLVGLGANGTAGTSSATVNASSWPQLSTGEGGTVGIDQTSPSLWYVSIGAGVNIRQCSSGAGCTAANFTGTPTIGPAQVNNDDSVIDAPWLLDPVFPSNILVGTCRVWRGPAGDGSTWSSSNAISNLLSGPQGASCAATNPVLRSLAAGGVLTNVSGGQDAGSPVLYAGMAGIMDGGGVVGGHVYSIATGGTANNTTTWTDLATSTVTNGQGVGFNSAGFDLSSLAADPHDATGETVYATVMGFGANGISLPHLYRSTDGGAHWSNISSNLPDAPANSVIVDPNDANTLYVAMDTGVYVTTEVTTCATANCWSVYGINLPNAPVVELAAAPAMATGDGRTGELRAATYGRGIWQIPLITAAIAAQPSISLNPAALTYSAQSIGTASPIQTITVTNTGLAPLVISLVAVTGDFNETDNCAAATIAINQTCTVQVRSLPAATGSRSGILTVYGNVAGGQATATLSGTGSAAAAIVLDPVVLTFPSTALNATSAVQNITISNISNSAVGLRSPTISGGDFRITVNTCGSSLGPGVGCTVGIAFTPTASGTRSGTFSMADDAGTQTASLTGVGTSPATDALSPLTLTFGTQQVDTASQAQQITLSNTGDLPLTLIAAQITSGDFTVVNSCGNSLNPHSTCSMNVAFAPKDVGPLSGVLSVSDQYRTQTVALNGIGIAPPGVSLAPFSTVVFPPTGVGLQSASRTVTLTNNVGVPLSIQGISIKGDFVILPNSSTCGATVATYTACVLQVAFAPSVGGPRSGSLTVTDSAGNSPQTLSLTGPGVDFTLATNGITSVTISSGQNAVFPLLLSSNSNVSGTVTFACTGMPVNSTCNITPSSIPLGNITTVSLTVLTGVGATSSSSRPLTKQTSVFWFATLSPLGLLVLRRARRSGVASLALLCLLLAASGCGAGREIPLSSGSNPGTPSGPVTTAGTYTVVAAATSAGLTRSVNLTLIVQ encoded by the coding sequence GTGCCTTCAGCCAATTCCGTCTCGCCGCACACGATTCGTTCCCGGCGTTTCCTGAGTGGGCGAACTTTGGCGGGAGCAGTACCGGCTGCACGCGCCATGGATACCGCTCGTCAGGAGCACGCGGCGATGCTGGTGCAGCAGGCAGCTTCGCCTCAACTGTCGAGCTTGAGTGCGCCGTGGCAAGCAGTGGGGCCAAATCAGGTTGCTAGCATCGCCTATGGCAACGTGACCGGTCGAGTCACGGCGATTGCGATCGATCCGGCGGATACGAGCGGCAATACAGTCTATTTGGGAACAACGGGCGGGGGCGTTTGGAAGTCGACCAATGCGGCAGGTACATCGGCCAGTGTCACCTTCGTCCCTCTGACTGACACACTGCCTGTCTTCAGCGCGAATGCGGGAACCGCGGCCATACCATCGCTCAGCATAGGTGCGATCAGCGTTCGGTCCGGGGTGATCCTGGCCGGGACGGGAGATCCTAACGATGCTTCCGATTCTTTTTACGGCAGCGGTCTGTTGCGATCTGCCGACAACGGGGTGACGTGGACGCTTATCCAGAATTCGCAGGATGGTTTGTCAGGAAAGCACCTTTTCAATGGGCTTGGCTTTGCAGGATTTGCATGGAGTACGGTGACGCCGGGCACTGTCGTCGCCGCCGTGTCGCAGGCGGCGGAAGGGGTTCTGGTCAACGCGCCGGACGCCGAGAATAGCGTGATGGGGCTTTACTACTCCACTGATGCGGGTGTGACTTGGCAGATGTCTACCCTTATGGACGGCACCCAAACGGTGCAAACCCCCAAGCCCACTGGCGGAGATCTTGGGGGCAGAGCGGCAACGGCCGTAGTTTGGAATCCTGTTCGTCAACGCTTCTACGCGGCGGTCCGTTGTCACGGCTACTACGAGTCAGCGGATGGTGTGACCTGGACACGCCTGACAAATCAGCCGGGACTGGGCCTCACTACGACGGCATGCCCGCCGGATCCAGGTTCAATCGGCAGCACAACCTGCCCCATTTTTAGGGGGGCACTGGCGGTGCAACCAGAGACAGGCGATACGTTTGCGCTAACGGTTGATCAAAACAATCGCGATCAAGGACTGTGGCAGGATGTATGTGGCCTGTCTGGCGCCAACTGCAGCAGCAGTACGGTCATCTTCGGCCAAAAGCTGCCATCGTCCGCGCTGGAGATCGGCAATGGCAGTACGGTCGTACCGCAGGCAGACTACAACCTTGCGCTCGCCGCTGAGCCGTCGGGACCAAACGGCTCGACCCAAGACACGATTTTGTATATCGGGATAACGGATCTCTATCGCTGTTCTCTTGCTGCGGGGTGCGTGCAGCGGAACACCACCAACGCGATCAACGGATGTGCGGCTCCTGCGCAGGTCGCGCCAGCTCAGCATGCGATTGCCGCGTTGGCGACAGCGTCGCAACCGCTTGTGTACCTAGGCAACGATGGTGGCGTTTGGCGATCAACTGACGGCGTTGACGAACAAGGAACTCCGTGCTCTACCGATGACGCAACTCATTTTCAAAACCTAAACGGCGGGCTCGGCTCGCTGGCAGAGGTCATCAGCTTTGCGCAGCATCCTACCGACGCGGGTACGGTGCTTGTCGGCCTGGGCGCGAATGGCACTGCAGGTACGTCTTCTGCAACTGTCAACGCCAGCTCGTGGCCGCAGCTTTCCACCGGTGAAGGCGGCACAGTCGGGATCGACCAGACAAGTCCATCGCTCTGGTATGTCTCCATTGGCGCTGGTGTGAATATTCGACAGTGCTCCAGTGGTGCTGGTTGTACTGCCGCGAACTTCACAGGGACGCCGACGATTGGCCCTGCGCAGGTAAATAATGATGACTCCGTGATCGATGCTCCCTGGTTGCTCGACCCCGTGTTTCCTTCGAACATCCTTGTTGGAACCTGCCGCGTGTGGCGTGGCCCGGCGGGTGATGGGTCAACCTGGTCTTCGTCGAATGCGATCAGCAATCTTCTGTCGGGCCCGCAAGGGGCATCGTGCGCCGCTACTAACCCGGTGCTGAGATCCCTGGCTGCCGGGGGAGTTCTCACCAATGTCTCGGGGGGGCAGGATGCGGGCTCGCCAGTGCTTTACGCAGGAATGGCAGGGATAATGGATGGCGGCGGAGTCGTCGGCGGTCACGTTTACTCCATCGCCACCGGGGGGACTGCGAATAACACAACGACCTGGACGGATCTTGCCACTTCTACTGTTACAAATGGTCAAGGGGTTGGGTTTAACTCCGCGGGCTTTGATCTCTCCTCGCTTGCGGCAGATCCTCACGATGCTACCGGGGAGACCGTTTACGCGACAGTAATGGGTTTCGGTGCAAATGGGATTAGTCTGCCGCATCTGTATCGTTCTACCGACGGCGGAGCGCATTGGAGCAACATCAGCAGCAACCTGCCGGATGCGCCGGCCAACAGCGTCATCGTTGATCCTAACGATGCCAATACGCTCTATGTGGCGATGGACACGGGAGTGTACGTTACGACAGAGGTCACGACCTGTGCGACTGCGAATTGCTGGAGCGTCTACGGCATCAACTTGCCAAATGCTCCTGTTGTCGAACTTGCGGCTGCGCCCGCCATGGCTACCGGGGATGGTCGCACTGGTGAACTGCGCGCTGCAACTTATGGTCGTGGAATATGGCAGATTCCCTTGATTACGGCGGCTATTGCGGCACAACCTTCGATTAGCCTCAATCCTGCGGCGCTTACTTACAGTGCGCAGTCGATCGGCACTGCGAGCCCTATACAAACTATTACGGTTACAAATACGGGTCTTGCCCCGCTAGTAATCAGTCTGGTGGCAGTCACAGGCGATTTCAATGAAACTGATAACTGTGCGGCTGCAACGATTGCAATCAACCAGACCTGCACGGTTCAGGTGAGATCTCTGCCTGCTGCGACCGGTAGTCGCAGCGGTATCCTTACTGTCTATGGCAACGTTGCGGGTGGACAGGCGACGGCGACACTTTCGGGTACCGGGTCTGCTGCGGCGGCTATCGTTCTTGATCCAGTTGTGCTGACGTTTCCTTCTACAGCTCTCAACGCGACTAGCGCGGTTCAAAACATCACAATCTCCAATATAAGCAATAGCGCTGTGGGGTTGCGGTCGCCGACCATATCCGGCGGAGACTTCAGAATTACGGTCAACACCTGCGGCTCGAGTCTCGGACCTGGGGTCGGATGCACAGTTGGTATTGCTTTTACGCCTACCGCCTCTGGAACCCGCAGCGGAACCTTCAGCATGGCCGATGACGCAGGCACGCAAACTGCCTCTCTGACTGGCGTGGGGACATCTCCGGCAACAGATGCGCTTTCTCCATTGACGCTGACGTTTGGAACGCAACAGGTTGATACTGCAAGCCAAGCGCAGCAGATCACTCTGTCCAATACCGGCGATCTGCCGCTGACACTGATCGCGGCGCAGATCACAAGCGGAGATTTTACTGTGGTCAATTCCTGTGGAAATTCGCTGAACCCGCACTCTACGTGTTCGATGAATGTGGCGTTTGCGCCTAAGGATGTCGGTCCGCTGAGTGGCGTGCTGTCGGTGTCGGACCAATATCGAACTCAGACCGTCGCGTTGAACGGTATCGGTATTGCACCGCCCGGTGTGTCACTTGCCCCGTTCTCGACGGTCGTATTTCCTCCAACTGGCGTTGGCCTTCAGTCTGCATCGCGAACCGTTACCCTGACTAATAACGTCGGCGTTCCGCTCTCAATACAAGGCATCTCGATTAAGGGCGACTTCGTGATCCTTCCGAATAGTAGTACCTGCGGTGCAACTGTCGCGACTTACACCGCGTGCGTATTGCAGGTAGCGTTTGCGCCCAGTGTTGGAGGGCCTCGTTCGGGATCTCTGACGGTGACAGATAGCGCCGGCAATTCGCCACAAACACTTTCACTTACTGGCCCAGGTGTCGACTTCACACTGGCTACGAATGGAATTACCAGCGTTACTATTTCAAGTGGTCAGAACGCAGTATTTCCACTCCTGCTTAGTTCGAACTCGAACGTCTCCGGTACGGTCACGTTCGCTTGCACGGGAATGCCAGTTAACTCAACCTGCAATATAACGCCATCGAGTATCCCACTCGGAAATATCACCACTGTCTCCCTGACCGTGTTGACGGGGGTCGGGGCAACCTCGTCGTCCAGTCGCCCTTTGACGAAGCAGACCAGCGTCTTTTGGTTCGCGACTCTGTCTCCGTTGGGTTTGCTGGTGCTGCGTCGAGCACGCCGCTCCGGTGTGGCGAGTCTTGCTTTGTTATGTTTGCTGCTGGCAGCTAGCGGTTGTGGGGCGGGACGCGAGATTCCTCTGTCGAGTGGATCGAATCCCGGCACGCCGTCAGGACCCGTGACAACGGCTGGGACTTATACAGTGGTCGCAGCGGCTACGAGTGCTGGCTTGACGCGAAGCGTCAATCTCACGTTGATCGTTCAATAA
- a CDS encoding NAD(P)/FAD-dependent oxidoreductase, with protein sequence MTNKSHVQKVDVVVLGAGAAGMMCAIEAGKRGRRVVLVDHAERVGKKILISGGGRCNFTNINCRAENFLSENPHFAKSALARFTPSDIIALVDKHGIRYHEKTLGQLFCDRSAHDITAMLERECAEANVRTVVGANIISVTRSEQFQVHTPDTVFQSESVAVATGGLSIPKMGATGLGYTLAEQFGLRIVECRPGLVSLALNAKDREQWCDLAGVSAEVVAAAGARRQRGSFREKMLVTHRGLSGPAILQASSYWHPGETVSLDLAPDAQVMAPLLLRNARRDAAAAINAIRAVLPARMAERWISNHPPDDWTNASLTMMEQQLHAWQVTPAGTEGYAKAEVTVGGVDTAELDAKTMQSRKVAGLYFIGEVVDVTGWLGGYNFQWAWASGVSAGLSA encoded by the coding sequence ATGACGAACAAATCGCACGTGCAGAAGGTTGATGTCGTGGTACTCGGGGCTGGTGCAGCCGGAATGATGTGCGCCATTGAAGCCGGAAAGCGCGGACGCCGGGTGGTCCTGGTCGATCACGCCGAGCGCGTCGGAAAAAAGATCCTGATTTCAGGCGGCGGCCGCTGCAACTTCACAAACATCAACTGCCGCGCAGAAAATTTTCTCTCAGAAAATCCCCACTTCGCAAAATCTGCGCTGGCCCGATTCACTCCTTCCGACATAATCGCACTGGTCGACAAACACGGCATCCGCTATCACGAGAAGACCCTCGGACAACTCTTCTGCGATCGTTCCGCCCACGACATAACCGCGATGTTGGAACGAGAGTGCGCAGAGGCCAATGTCCGCACAGTCGTTGGCGCCAATATCATCTCCGTCACCCGCAGCGAGCAGTTCCAGGTCCACACACCCGACACAGTATTCCAGTCCGAGTCCGTAGCCGTCGCCACCGGTGGCCTATCCATCCCAAAGATGGGCGCAACCGGGCTCGGCTATACTTTGGCCGAACAATTCGGCCTGCGCATCGTTGAATGTCGGCCAGGCCTGGTCTCCCTTGCCTTGAACGCAAAAGATCGCGAGCAATGGTGCGACCTTGCTGGCGTTTCGGCCGAGGTCGTAGCGGCAGCAGGAGCGCGGCGACAACGCGGGAGCTTTCGCGAGAAGATGTTGGTCACTCATCGCGGGCTGAGCGGTCCTGCGATCCTCCAGGCATCTTCCTACTGGCACCCCGGCGAAACGGTATCACTTGATCTCGCGCCAGATGCACAAGTGATGGCCCCCCTCCTCTTGCGAAACGCACGGAGAGACGCCGCAGCAGCGATTAACGCCATCCGCGCGGTATTGCCGGCGCGTATGGCTGAACGATGGATCTCTAACCATCCACCCGATGACTGGACGAATGCATCTCTGACCATGATGGAACAACAGCTCCATGCATGGCAGGTTACGCCAGCAGGAACCGAAGGCTACGCCAAAGCTGAGGTCACTGTGGGGGGCGTGGACACGGCAGAACTCGATGCAAAGACGATGCAAAGCCGTAAGGTTGCAGGTCTTTATTTTATTGGCGAGGTCGTCGACGTAACCGGATGGTTGGGTGGATACAATTTCCAATGGGCGTGGGCTTCCGGAGTAAGTGCGGGACTGTCAGCATGA
- a CDS encoding class I SAM-dependent rRNA methyltransferase, translating into MPKKVEDRAPRVVAAQPHGPAAAITRRAADRLRAGHLWVYRSDIESLIPPIGATDLQPGALITVMDSRGIPLGTGLYSAASQIAVRIVSNEAALTRTAYLDQLRERVLAALALRDEVAPESMEDDACRLIFSEADGLPGIVADRYNDLVILQLLTQGTAQDDVRSLITEVLSEHLRQDTGGITLWERPDPKIRELEQLAPPAPGPLHQNTTESPQLTTIFTINGLRFHFDAGSGQKTGAFLDQRLNYAAAARYANGNALDICTYQGGFALHMAQNCRHVTGVDASRSALEVADRNRALNPELPAKVEWIEADAFELLREYESTGQQYDTIVLDPPAFAKSKRAAEGAMRGYKELNLRAIKMLRPGGTLITCSCSHHVPLQEFTEVVSAAASDTGRRVQLLETRGAAPDHPAVLNLPETSYLKCLITRVG; encoded by the coding sequence ATGCCTAAAAAAGTAGAAGATCGGGCCCCGCGAGTCGTAGCGGCCCAGCCGCACGGACCAGCCGCAGCCATCACCCGCCGCGCCGCAGACCGCCTCCGAGCCGGACACCTGTGGGTCTACCGCTCGGACATAGAGTCTCTAATCCCCCCCATCGGAGCCACCGACCTCCAGCCCGGGGCCCTCATCACCGTAATGGACAGCCGAGGCATCCCCCTGGGCACCGGCCTCTACAGCGCCGCCTCTCAGATCGCCGTAAGAATCGTCTCAAACGAAGCCGCCCTCACCCGCACCGCCTACCTCGACCAGCTTCGCGAGCGAGTCCTCGCCGCCCTCGCCCTCCGAGACGAAGTAGCCCCCGAGTCCATGGAAGACGACGCCTGCCGCCTCATCTTCTCCGAAGCCGACGGACTCCCCGGCATCGTCGCCGACCGCTATAACGACCTAGTCATCCTCCAACTCCTCACCCAGGGCACCGCCCAGGACGACGTACGAAGTCTGATAACCGAAGTCCTCTCCGAACATCTCCGCCAAGACACCGGCGGCATCACCCTCTGGGAGCGCCCCGACCCAAAGATCCGCGAACTAGAGCAACTCGCCCCGCCAGCACCAGGCCCACTCCACCAAAACACCACCGAATCACCACAACTCACCACCATCTTCACCATCAACGGACTCCGTTTTCACTTCGACGCAGGCTCCGGACAGAAGACGGGAGCCTTCCTCGACCAGCGCCTCAACTACGCCGCAGCCGCCCGCTACGCCAACGGCAACGCGCTAGACATCTGCACCTATCAAGGCGGATTCGCCCTCCACATGGCCCAGAACTGCCGCCACGTAACCGGAGTAGACGCCAGCCGGAGCGCCCTGGAAGTAGCCGATCGCAACCGCGCGCTCAACCCGGAGCTTCCAGCCAAGGTCGAGTGGATCGAAGCCGACGCCTTCGAGCTCCTCCGCGAGTACGAATCCACCGGCCAGCAGTACGACACCATCGTGCTCGACCCACCCGCATTCGCCAAGTCCAAGCGCGCGGCCGAAGGCGCCATGCGCGGCTACAAGGAGCTCAACCTCCGCGCCATCAAGATGCTACGGCCCGGCGGAACTCTCATCACCTGCTCCTGCTCCCACCACGTCCCCCTGCAGGAGTTCACCGAGGTAGTCTCCGCCGCCGCATCCGACACCGGCCGCCGCGTCCAGCTCTTGGAGACCCGGGGCGCCGCCCCCGACCACCCCGCAGTCCTAAACCTCCCCGAGACCAGCTACCTCAAGTGCCTCATCACCCGGGTGGGGTAA
- a CDS encoding sulfatase-like hydrolase/transferase: protein MAALQGFEHFYGFIGGETNQWQPPLFRDSTPVEMEIPKGREGHYNLNDSLADEAITYMHNQKPVTPDRPFFIYYAPGATHAPHHVPKEWIDKFKGQFDQGWDKYREETYQRQLALGVIPANTKLTPRPNEIPAWDSLPPDRKKVAERLMETFAAYTAQTDYEVGRILDALDEMGITKYTLVLWEIGDNGSSLEGTLNGAYNEFTGLGGVQEDSAYIIKHLDDLGGPNAYNHIPVGWAWAMNTPFQWGKQVASHFGGTRNPLVVSWPGHISDPGGKRMQFHHVIDIAPTILEAAGIPQPTEVNGVKQKPIEGISMVYSFKDPNAAEQRHVQYFEMFGNRALYKDGWIAVCRHGRLPWNNVGSVDFDKDTWELYDLTRITASQTILPHKTRTNLKSCKPTS, encoded by the coding sequence CTGGCAGCTCTACAAGGTTTCGAGCATTTCTACGGCTTCATCGGCGGCGAGACGAATCAGTGGCAGCCGCCACTCTTCCGCGATAGCACGCCTGTCGAGATGGAAATTCCCAAGGGACGTGAGGGCCATTACAATCTCAACGATTCGCTCGCGGACGAAGCCATCACCTACATGCACAACCAAAAACCGGTCACTCCTGATCGTCCGTTCTTCATCTACTACGCACCTGGGGCCACGCACGCCCCGCACCACGTCCCCAAAGAGTGGATCGATAAATTCAAAGGCCAGTTCGACCAAGGCTGGGATAAGTACCGCGAAGAGACCTATCAGCGCCAACTGGCGCTGGGCGTTATTCCCGCCAACACCAAGCTGACGCCGCGCCCCAACGAAATTCCAGCCTGGGATTCGCTGCCACCAGACCGTAAAAAAGTAGCCGAGCGCCTCATGGAGACCTTCGCCGCCTACACCGCACAGACCGACTACGAGGTTGGCCGCATTCTCGACGCTCTCGACGAGATGGGCATCACCAAGTACACCCTCGTTCTCTGGGAGATTGGCGACAACGGCTCCTCACTCGAGGGAACGCTTAATGGCGCGTACAACGAATTTACCGGGCTCGGAGGGGTGCAGGAAGATTCCGCATACATCATCAAGCACCTCGACGATTTAGGAGGACCCAACGCTTACAACCACATTCCTGTCGGCTGGGCATGGGCCATGAATACGCCCTTCCAGTGGGGAAAGCAGGTCGCCTCGCACTTCGGAGGAACACGCAATCCGCTGGTCGTCTCATGGCCAGGACATATCTCCGATCCCGGTGGCAAGCGTATGCAGTTCCATCACGTCATCGACATCGCACCGACCATCCTTGAAGCCGCAGGCATACCGCAGCCGACCGAAGTGAACGGCGTGAAGCAGAAACCCATCGAAGGCATCAGCATGGTGTACAGCTTCAAAGATCCAAATGCCGCAGAGCAGCGCCACGTTCAGTACTTTGAGATGTTCGGCAACCGCGCCCTCTATAAAGACGGCTGGATCGCCGTCTGCCGTCACGGACGACTCCCATGGAACAACGTCGGGTCCGTCGATTTCGACAAGGACACCTGGGAGTTATATGACCTGACCAGGATTACAGCGAGTCAAACAATATTGCCGCACAAAACCCGGACAAACTTAAAGAGCTGCAAGCCGACTTCATGA
- a CDS encoding winged helix-turn-helix domain-containing protein, giving the protein MPQGFSKKNQSSPNAAYRFGDFELHPNERLLKKTAVSIPLQPKAFDALLCLVRKAEHLVSKQELIQTLWPSVHVSEANLTNTIVCLRKIVGRDAIRTVSKHGYRFELPVTGEPGVAPAAYEKFARAKELTAQRSLDSMTLARDLYWICLAEDPTFAPAWAWLGRCCWFLHKFSDTSSTNLELAQAAFQRAFTLDPDLASAHQFYTFVQVDTGHAAEAMTRLLERLTKNPTEPESFTSLVQVLRFRGMLSQSIEAHRRAVRLDPAVITSVAHTLFLAGDYASAIETYSGRAAYYLDAAAWAAIGNRKRAISLLRERLDKMPLSTLMIALMSSLLALLEGRTDEAINLMKAANTTREPEILLYFARHYSRLKKPELAITALRQAAQSGFVCAPDTLTSDPWFSTLRRHPEFNALRDSMQALVNESQSSFDRYTL; this is encoded by the coding sequence ATGCCACAGGGATTTTCAAAGAAAAATCAAAGCTCGCCCAACGCCGCCTATCGCTTCGGCGACTTTGAACTTCACCCCAACGAACGTCTCCTCAAAAAAACCGCCGTCTCAATTCCGCTCCAACCCAAAGCCTTCGACGCGCTCCTCTGCCTCGTTCGCAAAGCCGAACACCTCGTCAGCAAACAAGAGTTGATCCAGACACTCTGGCCATCAGTCCATGTCAGCGAAGCAAACCTCACCAACACCATCGTCTGCCTAAGAAAAATCGTTGGCCGCGACGCCATCCGAACCGTCTCCAAACACGGATACCGCTTCGAACTCCCAGTCACCGGAGAGCCTGGCGTAGCACCCGCCGCCTATGAAAAATTTGCACGCGCAAAAGAACTGACCGCGCAACGCTCTCTCGACTCAATGACCCTCGCGCGCGATCTCTACTGGATCTGCCTCGCCGAAGATCCCACCTTCGCCCCCGCATGGGCCTGGCTAGGCAGATGCTGCTGGTTTCTACACAAGTTCAGCGACACCTCCTCAACAAATCTCGAGCTCGCTCAAGCGGCCTTCCAGCGAGCGTTCACGCTCGACCCAGACCTAGCCTCCGCGCACCAGTTCTACACCTTCGTCCAGGTAGACACAGGCCATGCAGCCGAAGCAATGACCCGGCTACTCGAACGTCTCACCAAAAATCCCACCGAGCCAGAGTCGTTCACCAGTCTCGTCCAGGTCTTACGATTCCGCGGAATGCTCTCACAGTCGATCGAAGCGCACCGCCGCGCCGTCCGCCTGGATCCCGCCGTCATCACCAGCGTGGCTCACACTCTCTTCCTCGCCGGGGACTACGCCTCCGCGATCGAAACCTACAGCGGCCGCGCCGCTTACTACCTGGACGCCGCAGCCTGGGCCGCCATAGGCAATCGAAAACGCGCAATCTCACTCTTGCGCGAACGCCTGGACAAGATGCCGCTGTCTACGCTCATGATCGCTCTCATGAGCTCCCTCTTAGCTCTTCTCGAAGGCAGAACAGACGAAGCAATCAATCTCATGAAAGCCGCAAACACAACACGCGAGCCTGAAATTCTCCTCTACTTCGCGCGGCACTACTCTCGGCTGAAGAAACCGGAGCTGGCAATAACAGCGCTAAGACAGGCGGCACAATCCGGCTTCGTCTGCGCACCCGACACCCTCACTTCCGATCCATGGTTCAGCACACTTCGAAGACACCCAGAGTTCAACGCCCTCCGCGACTCGATGCAAGCTCTCGTCAACGAATCCCAATCAAGCTTCGACCGATACACCCTCTAA